Genomic DNA from Caloenas nicobarica isolate bCalNic1 chromosome 3, bCalNic1.hap1, whole genome shotgun sequence:
CTTCCTGTGCCCTTCTCCCATTCCTGTCCCCCAAGTCCTCCCACCCCACAATCCAGCATCTCTATGGACGATGTACTGGCTCTCTTTGGAAAACAAGTATTATTGATCTTTGATGGCAAGAGTTCGGCTGTACTCCAACTGTAAAGGGGACAGAGGCCACAACACATGATTTTAGCTCCTGCATCCTTCCCTAGCTGTGCCAGCAGATATATTAGCAGGTCTGTCCAGTCTAGGGTTTCACTGCATGTGTGAAATGTTCACTTTTCCAAAGTGCATTGTCCCTTTCCTTTAGACACGGAGGGGTTTGAACATGCTCCAGACTGGAATACCTATAGATGCTGTGCAATGACTGCCcagtttaaaaatgaatctACAATTTGGATCTGTTTAAATGCTGGCCTCTGAATGAACCACTGAGGGCAAATACCCCAGACCATGGTACATGTTCATGTGAGAAAGGAGTGCAGGTGAGACCTGGGGCTGGATGTTGCAGCTTGGTCCCATCTCAGCGCTGTAGCTTTAGGGCATCTGGTGGAAGCTGGTAGGAAGCCACCCCCTAATCTGTCTGGGGTCTTTGGAGCAGATCCCAAGGAAGGGCACATCTCTGCCTTCTTTAGGTCTTACAGAGAAGGACTGTCAAGCATTCACTTgtggaaatgaaataaagtaaataaCTCAGAAGATGCCCTGGGCACTGGTATGATCCATGGCCAGAAGAGTCCTGGGTACCCCTGAGCAGGCTCCTTCCTCACgccacctccctcctcctctgtatctgcagctcctgctccatcccCTACACTCACTTATCTTGCAGATGTACCTCAGTGCTAACACAGTGGCTCACTAACAGCTTTGCTCTCTGTCCTCAGGGAAGACTCAAAATTGAATTTGTAGCAGTGACAGCACTGGTTTAAGATAAACCAGTTGGGATTTGACGACTACTCTTTCCCCAGGCATTTCCAGCTAATAAGGATTTTGTCACTGTGGCTGCCCTTGGCTCTGCAAGCTGTTGCTCCACAATCCTCTTGTTGGGGGgctggggtgtgtgtggggtttttgctCTCCCATACACTCCTAAGGCACCACTTTGGGAAACTAATGGCAGTCAATGTCTCTCCTTCACAGGAAAGGGGCATGATGCTTGCCCCTGGCTCTGCTCGGACGTTGGAGCAGGGATGGCAAACAACAGGAGCAATGGGAAGCCTCCAAAATGTGAAGAAATTTAATAACCAGGACTTCAGCCGCCTGCGAGCCTCCTGTCTGAGCCAAGGACTGCTTTTTGAGGATGCCACCTTTCCTGCTCACGTCAGCTCTATCGGTCCCAACCTGCTCCCAGAGGATACGCTGCGCCGAATACAGTGGAAGAGGCCAACTGTGAGTTACAGCAGAAGCTTCACCCTGGGGGAAGAGATCTGTGCTAGGCAGGGATGCAGAACCCAAGGGGACCACTGGGACCACGATGCTGGAAGGAGGGATCCTTGCTGTGGGATGTGTGGAGGGAAGATAACTATATCATGAGGGTACATTTTTGTAGGAAGTTTCTTTCCACCTATGAACTTGACTAGGACTAGCACTCCCACTTAGAGCTGCTTCTAGATGACTTCGTGCAAACCTGAAAAGCTGACAAACTCTATCAAAGATCTCTGATTTCTGTAATCCAAGTTACTGATTCAGCAAGAcctattttaaagtaattggGACAAGGCATGAGGTGGAATACTTTTGTCTGCTGATTCCCAGTTGCAGTTAACAGGCAGTTGTCATTTTCGTCTAGCATATATATGGATGTTAAAATTGGGAGCTGGAATCACATGCTCGGCTTTTTTATCCTGGGACCTAATTTAGGGAATCTTTTCATGGTGAGACTGCAGTGTATAGCGTTGCTGTGTACCATTTGCTGCTGGCGCAGCTCCTGGTTTAGCCATGTCCTGTGCTTTTGCTGGGTTTTGCTGAGTACACCACCAGTGCCTGGGGCCTTTGGcttccctgggctgcagcaaaCCAGTTCATCTCCCTGCAGGCAAACCCCAGGGTGTAGAGACAGTAACTGTGGGACTGTAGAGACAGAACAAATGCAAAAGATTTATTCCTGAGAACAAGAAatactttattatttatttctatagtAACCTTCTTCTAGCTCCATGAAGCTCTGTTTACTTGGTAGCTGGTGTCTGTGCTGTCTCTCGTGCCGGGGTCCAACCCCGTTGCCTGCAGCTGCACCATTTGGGTGGCGGGTGCAAGCCGGGCAGTGAGGGGccgctggagctgggctgggaggtggCCTTggcacagcaacagcagctgctgccagcacggACATCGAAACCCAGAGGTCCCAGGAGGGATGCAGGCCAGCCCAGGGAacctgcacagctgctgggtATGGATGCCCAAATGGAAAGCTGGGAAGCTCCAGCTCTAGTGTAAACCAAATGTGATGTGGTGAAGCATCGGATGAAGCAGAATCTGCAGCCTGGACACCAAGAGGGCTGCGACTGCAGTGCTGTGGGGATGGGGCCTGAGACTTGAACTTCTCACTAcccactgctgcagcagggccTGAAAGTGTTAGAGAGGTTGTGTGTGCGGAGGTACAGGCACTTCCAATCTGGGTCACTGCTTTATTACGTGGCTTGGTaggtgtggaggtgctgggggcagaTGTCTGACTGTCATCTGTGGAGCTGCTCAAAGGGATCATTCTcctctgcagaagcagctcctACTGCTGGCTGAACATCTGGGCTTCTCCTCAGGCAGCCTTCCTTCAAAGCCAGGTCCAGCGAGaatgcagctggtgctgtgttATTTACACCAGCACTTTGTTTACAGGGTTGTAGCAGGTGGGGATAATCTCTCTTGAAATAGGCATTATAGTAGAAGAGTAACTAAAAACTGCAAAGGAGAGGAGTTAGTTTCCAACATTTCCAGACTGAGAAAGACAAAGATACAATAACTAAGCTTTAGACTCACAAAAGACAAACATGGATATTAGAAAGCACTCTTAGGGGCATTTTAAAGATGAataaacaggaataaaatgttATGATACAGTTCTGCTAAGTACTAACCACCCTGGTGTTTTTGCCAtttgggagcagcagagaagcgTAGGATTTCAAAAGCATATAAACTGACTTAGAAACCGAAATACCACTAATCTTGAGGCACCACAGTGTGGGATGAACATTTATCCTACTCAAGTATCCTGAGAGTTGTTTTGTGTGCAAAGGGACTGATGTATCTTGCCAAAAGCAGAACCTGCTGCTTCCAGTGCTTGGAGTTTATCAGGTGAAGCAGGTGTTGGAGAATCcccttctgttttgctgaatcCATGAAGATTAAACTGATGAATGAAAGTTTTTGTGGAACAAAAATTTGCAGAAGTCCTCTCCCGCCCAGCACTGCCCTTTTGAAGACTTTTTCAGCAATCACTACACAGTTTCCAGCATCACCCCACCAAATTGACTGAAACCAGTCATATCCAACAATTTTCCAGAGTTTTTTCAGGAAGGAGCTGGATGAAAATTCATTGGCTTTGCCAGAGCTCTCCTGTGAAAAAGCACATGCTAATGTCCCAGGGTTCACGATGTGAACattgaaaaggcttttcttcTATCATAAAGGTTAACACAGAATCACCAGCTGCTCTTCTATGACTTACTGAAGGGACAAAAGTTGATACTACCAACTCAACTGTCTCATCCAGAAGAGAAGCCTAGGATGTCAGTGATGAAGAAGGCtccatttaaaatttttctttctcagtttgTCCAAAATTTCCACCTGTAGCTGTTTCCTGACCAGCCAGGCTTTGTCCTGCTAGAGCAGATGCAAGATGAACGGCAATGGCAccagctgcctggggagcaCAACCAGAAGTTCTCAAATGTCACCACAACACCATTGGTGTGTCACGGTGACATCAAAGCACGGTCTCCGTCTCCTGGCAGAATGAAGCAAGAGGCAGAAGAAGTTGCTAAATAGCAGTGGTTGCTTTTCATTGAAAGAGCTGCGGATGTTTTGAGCCTAGGGTCAGGAAgtaaataaaactgtatttgcattttgtatCTCCTGAAAGGCCAGTTCTGTGTTGAGTTGCCTCTGGGGGTTggtccccagggaagaagagggaaggCTGCAGTGTTAGGAGTCAAAGTGTCCCAAACCTGAAGTTTTTTAGTTGGATACCTTTCACCCATGCAGAAATATTCATAAAGTCTTTGCTCTTAGGTCACTGCAATGCTAACCACAAGGATACATGATCTCAGGTATTTAAACTACCTAAACTAATTGGTGAAACGATACCTATGATTTCCCAAATGGAGACCGTTTTCTACCTGAACACATCTCCCAGAGAGTGAATGTAGTTGTATCCTGCTGACAGCATGGCCAATTTAACctatgtatgtatttttctcaGGTTCCGCCATTAGCTTCCtctgacttaaaaaaatcttagctGGAAAGGTAACTGTGACAAAAATGGCATCTTGGTCCTATTAATCTCTTAAGCTCCATCTTCTGAGTCATATAGTATCTGGTTGTTTAAATGGTAGATAGCAATTATAACTGCTGTCGTTGTTCCAGATCCAATTGAGCAGTTGAGCAACATGCTGCTTCTATTTTACCTTGTACATTGTCAAGAGAATTGCCAATTACACTTGGAGTTTGGAGTCCTCAAGTCTGGGAGTAATGtataaagcagagaaaaaccaGCTTGATTTTCAGACAGCCATAGTCAGCAGCGACAGTCAGAAGCAACTCATTCTAACTTGTAAAGTGAGCTGATTTGATATGGGAGCCCCTGAAGGGGGAGGTGGATCAGGAGCACCAAGACATCCTTTGAAATGTCAGTTTTCCTACCTGAAGTAGTTGCAGTCTCCCATCAGATGGGGACTGCTCCAGGCTGTTTTCATCCCCAGGCCCCCAGTCTATGTCCAGTGAAATGTATGCAATTTGTAATAGAGATTTTGCATGTGGCACTTCAAGCATCACTGGAGGTGGGGACACAAGAATCAGatggcagcaggagctctgcaaTTAACTGGTCTTTTGGTTCACCCACAGCTGAGAGATGGGAAACTCTTCTACTTTAGATTGAATTGATTTTCTATAGCTGGGCTTTTCTAAATTCTCCTTGAAGAGTCATATCAGATTTAAAAAACTGAGA
This window encodes:
- the LOC135986467 gene encoding LOW QUALITY PROTEIN: heat shock transcription factor, Y-linked-like (The sequence of the model RefSeq protein was modified relative to this genomic sequence to represent the inferred CDS: inserted 1 base in 1 codon); the protein is MYKESSGKANEFSSSSFLKKLWKIVGYDWFQSIWWGDAGNCVVIAEKVFKRAVLGGRGLLQIFXSTKTFIHQFNLHGFSKTEGDSPTPASPDKLQALEALLFYYNAYFKRDYPHLLQPCKQSAGVNNTAPAAFSLDLALKEGCLRRSPDVQPAVGAASAEENDPFEQLHR